Below is a window of Streptomyces spongiicola DNA.
AGCTGGAGATGCCCGGCACGACCGTGCACGCGACACCGGCCTCGGCCAGGGCCTGGGCCTCCTCCATACCGCGGCCGAAGACGAACGGGTCGCCGCCCTTGAGCCGCACCACCGACCTGCCCGCCTTGGCATGCTCGACCAGCGCGTTGTTGATGGCCTCCTGGGCCATGAAGCGGCCGTACGGGATCTTCGCCGCGTCGATCACCTCGACATGCGGCGGGAGTTCGTCGAGCAGGTCGCGGGGGCCCAGACGGTCGGCGATGACGACGTCCGCCTCGGCGAGCAGCCGGCGGCCCCGCACGGTGATCAGGTCGGGATCGCCCGGGCCGCCCCCCACGAGCGCGACGAAGGGCGGACGGTCGCGGCTGTGCGGTGCGGCGAGGGAACCGTCGCGGAGCCCTTCGACGATCGCGTCCCGCACGGCAGCCGACCGGCGCGGGTCCCGGCCCGTGAGCACCGCGACCGTCACGCCTTCACTGCGCCCGGTGGCCGGTGTCCACGCGGTCGCCGCTTCGGCGTCGTCGGACCGCACGCACCACGTCTTCGTCCTGTCCGCCTCGGCGGAGGCGGTCTCGTTGGCGATCGGATCGCTGGTCGAGACCAGCGCGTACCAAGCGCCGGCGATGTCCCCCTCCCGGTAGCGGCGCCTGTCCCAGGTGATCTGGCCCGCTTCCGCCATGGCCTCGACCGACGGTGTCACGGACGGCGAGATCAGGGTGATCTCGGCACCGGCGGCGACGAGGGCCGGCAGACGCCGTTGGGCGACCTGGCCGCCACCCAGCACGACAACGCGCCTGCCTGCGAGGCGGAGCCCCACGGGATAGGCGGGGTACTCCTCGCGGGCAGCGTGCTGCCGCTGTGCGGGGGTCTCTGCGGGCTCGGTGGGCTCTGCGGGCTCGGCCATGGCGGGGCGGCTCCTCGGTGCGGCGGTGCGGGGGCCGCTGCGACGGTGAAGCGGCTGGTGGGGACGGTGGGGCGTCCCGGCGAACACGATACGGGGTGGGGGCCCGGCACTGCCGGGCCGCGGAACGGGACGGACACGGACACGTTCGTGGACATGGACCCGGACCCGGACCCGGACATGATCGTGGTCTCGGACACGGTCGCGATCCTGGACACGGACTCGGACACGGTCGTGGTCTCGGACACGGTCGCGATCCTGGACACGGACACGGACACGGTCGTGGTCTCGGACACGGTCGCGGTCTCGGTCTCGGTCTCGGACACGGTCGCGGACACCGGCACGGTCGCGGACACCGGCACGGACGCGCAGCGGGCCGGGGCCTCGCGCGCCTGCGCGGAGGCAGCTTGCGCGTGGTGTGCAGATCCGGACTCTGCGGGCCTTCGCGTGCGCGGGCCCCGTCGACCCCAACGGCCTCGGCGGTCCCCTTCGCGTGCGCGCAGCCCCCTCTCCCGGCCCCGGGCACACCGGGTGGTTCACGCATTCGCGTGGGCGTGCGCGGGGCATCTCGCGACGATCGCGCCGCACGGACGTCCGGCACCCGCACGCCGACGCGCCGCGCACAGAGGCGTGGCTGCCGCGTGCTGACCGCTCGTACCCGACCGGGTGGCGGCCGCACGCCGACCGCCCCACACCGGCGCGTGGCGACCGCACGGGAACATGGCGCGGACGCACGGGAGCATGGCGCGGACGTACGGCACTGCGCCATACGTCCGCGCGAGCGCCGCGCTACTTCTCCGTGACGCCCGCCGAGTCGAAGGTCGCCACCTCGTGCATCGCGCGGGCGGCGCTCTGGACGAGCGGGAGGGCCAGCAGCGCGCCCGTACCCTCGCCGAGGCGGAGGTCGAGGTCGACCAGGGGACGCAGACCCAGCTTGTTGAGGGCTGCGACATGGCCGGGTTCGGCGCTGCGGTGGCCCGCGATGCACGCCGCCAGGGCCTCGGGCGCGACCGCCCGGGCGACCAGGGCCGCCGCGCCGGCCGAGACACCGTCCAGGACGACCGGCGTACGCAGTGACGCGCCGCCCAGGATGAAGCCGGCCAGGGCCGCATGCTCCAGACCGCCGACCGCCGCGAGGACGCCGACGGGGTCGGCCGGGTCCGGCCGGTGGAGTTCAAGTGCCCGCCGGACGACGTCCACCTTCCGCGCGTGCATCTCGTCGTTGATGCCGGTCCCGCGCCCGGTGACCTCCGCCGGGTCGGCCCCGGTGTAGACGGTGATCAGCGCGGCGGACGCCGTGGTGTTGGCGATGCCCATCTCACCGGTGAGCAGTGCCTTGTTGCCCGCGGAGACCAGGTCGCGGGCGGTCTCGATGCCCACGTCGATCGCGGCGTGGACCTCCTCGCGGCTCAGGGCGGGACCGGTCGTGAAGTCGGCCGTACCGGGGCGCACCTTCCGCGGCAACAGCCCGGGGGTGGCCGGGAGGTCGGATGCGACGCCGACGTCGATGACGCAGACCTCCGCGCCGACCTGGCTGGCGAAGGCGTTGCAGACCGCTCCCCCACCGAGGAAGTTCGCGACCATCTGGCCGGTCACCTCCTGGGGCCAGGCCGTGACGCCCTGGGCGTGCACCCCGTGGTCGCCCGCGAAGATCGCGACGGCGGCGGGTTCGGGGATCGGCGGCGGGCACATCCGGGACAGTCCGGACAGTTGAGCGGAGATGATCTCCAGCATGCCCAGCGCACCCGCGGGCTTGGTCATCCGTTTCTGCCGCTCCCACGCCTCACCGAGTGCCTTGGCGTCCAGCGGCCGGATGCCGGAAACGGTCTCCTGGAGAAGGTCGTGCGGTTCTGCGCCCGGCAGCGCCCGGCGGCCGTACGTCTCCTCGTGGACGACCCAGGACAGCGGCCGGCGTTTGGACCACCCCGCCTGCATCAGCTCGGGCTCCGCCGGGAACTCGTCGACATAGCCCACGCACAGATAGGCCACGACCTCCAGGTGCTCGGGCAGGCCGAGTGCGCGGACCATCTCGCGCTCGTCGAAGAAGCTGACCCAGCCGACGCCGAGCCCCTCGGCGCGGGCGGCGAGCCAGAGGTTCTCGACGGCCAGCGCGGAGGAGTACGGCGCCATCTGCGGCTGGGTGTGCCGACCGAGGGTGTGCCGGCCGCCGCGCGTCGAGTCGGCGGTGACGACGATGTTGACGGGTGTGTCGAGGATGGCCTCGATCTTGAGTTCCTTGAACTGCTTGGCCCGGCCCTTGGGCAGCGACCTGGCGTACGCCTCGCGCTGGCGCTGGGCGAGTTCGTGCATCGAGCGCCGGGTCTCGGCCGAGCGGATGACGACGAAGTCCCAGGGCTGGGAGTGGCCCACGGACGGCGCGGTGTGCGCGGCCTCGAGGACGCGCAGCAGGACGTCGTGCGGGATGGGGTCGCTGCGGAAGCCGTTGCGGACGTCGCGGCGTTCCCGCATCACGCGGAGTACGGCCTCGCGCTCGCTGTCGGCGTACCCGGGGGCGGGCCTCCCACGGGTCTCCGCGGAATCCGCCTCGCGGTCCCCGCCTGCGGACGGCGCTGCCTCGGCGACCGGTTCCGCCCCGGCCGCCCCGGCTGGCTCGCTCCGCTCGTCCGGCTCGGACACGGCGGCGGACTGTTCGGCGGGCTGTTCGGCGGGAGGGCCGGCCGCGGTCCCGGAAACCGGCTGCTCGGCGGCCTGTTCCACCGCGGCCCCAGGCCCGGTCTCGGTCTCGGTCCCGGTCCCGGTCTCGGTGTCCGGCAGCGTCCCGGCAGCGGGCTGCTCGGCGGCAGGTTCGGCTCCGGCCTCGGTGCCCGGCTGGGTCACGGCGACCGACTGACCGACGGCGGAGTCGCCCCCAGGGGCCGTCGGCCCCGCTTGGGCCGGCACGGTCTCGGCGGTGGCGTGCTGGGTGGTGGCGTGCTCCGCGATGGTGGCGTGCTCGGCGGTCGCCGGCGCGGTGCGCGATCCGGCGTCCGTGGAAGCCCCGGCCTCGGGCGCGGTCCCGGCGGCCGCGGGGGCGCCCGGTGCGGGCTCGGCCGTGGACGGGTCCCCGGTATGCGGTGCGGGGGACCCCGCGGGCTGCGCACCGTCGACGGCCTCGGCAGTCTCCCCAGTTTGCTCGGGCGGTCCGGTTTGCTCGGGCGGTCCGGTTTGCTCGGGTTCGGCGCCCGCATCATCCGCCGCCTCTCCCGTCCCGGGCTCGGCCTCGGTGACGGCGTCGGCCACCGCCGGCGGCT
It encodes the following:
- the cobT gene encoding nicotinate-nucleotide--dimethylbenzimidazole phosphoribosyltransferase; translation: MTDTGRVPGEGLPENAGMVEQPGVPAPGTYTFLDHSGGAPEAVPEDDDLLLMPGAQGAWSDPQTATQAAPPAATQAAPPAATQTASPAVATEPVPAGAPGAGHYPSAPAAQDAAAAQHAPVPGARTVPAYPGAAAAAAPGQPPARVAQEQQQYAGDEPRPPRAAEQHAAHTPTLPAPSVSAHATAAHAVPAQSVPAQSVPAQAAARPPVPEPAVADQAVAAGRANAQGGRQPAEEPPAEQGRSAAHGRPVGQGPDGHGQSGPGQPGHGQSGHDQSGHDQPVGQGRSAARSRPSAQRRGAAESPAHEAGAHEAGGRDSRSLDLGGVRMPPGAAPVQAPAQPRRPLHMGPPVPEANSGVVRSLADRGPAAHRGGSPAPRQSAVAAPVAGPPPGGPEYLDTPHDDAEVPPGPQPEEAPPQGGRPGAAQQAQAPTAVTVPEEAVPEEVAGALDGTAPPQTVLPPAGPAAGPAAETVPAPPYPAAAPAGAAPEPTAAEQQLVPAEDVPPTGSQAGPTPMPEVAPASEAVAPESGEEHTDAGAAAPSGGIAAQAAGVARPESAPEPLPAAEPAPAPVVTGAQAGPAVPPEQVAATAPGAPAEPPAVADAVTEAEPGTGEAADDAGAEPEQTGPPEQTGPPEQTGETAEAVDGAQPAGSPAPHTGDPSTAEPAPGAPAAAGTAPEAGASTDAGSRTAPATAEHATIAEHATTQHATAETVPAQAGPTAPGGDSAVGQSVAVTQPGTEAGAEPAAEQPAAGTLPDTETGTGTETETGPGAAVEQAAEQPVSGTAAGPPAEQPAEQSAAVSEPDERSEPAGAAGAEPVAEAAPSAGGDREADSAETRGRPAPGYADSEREAVLRVMRERRDVRNGFRSDPIPHDVLLRVLEAAHTAPSVGHSQPWDFVVIRSAETRRSMHELAQRQREAYARSLPKGRAKQFKELKIEAILDTPVNIVVTADSTRGGRHTLGRHTQPQMAPYSSALAVENLWLAARAEGLGVGWVSFFDEREMVRALGLPEHLEVVAYLCVGYVDEFPAEPELMQAGWSKRRPLSWVVHEETYGRRALPGAEPHDLLQETVSGIRPLDAKALGEAWERQKRMTKPAGALGMLEIISAQLSGLSRMCPPPIPEPAAVAIFAGDHGVHAQGVTAWPQEVTGQMVANFLGGGAVCNAFASQVGAEVCVIDVGVASDLPATPGLLPRKVRPGTADFTTGPALSREEVHAAIDVGIETARDLVSAGNKALLTGEMGIANTTASAALITVYTGADPAEVTGRGTGINDEMHARKVDVVRRALELHRPDPADPVGVLAAVGGLEHAALAGFILGGASLRTPVVLDGVSAGAAALVARAVAPEALAACIAGHRSAEPGHVAALNKLGLRPLVDLDLRLGEGTGALLALPLVQSAARAMHEVATFDSAGVTEK
- the cobA gene encoding uroporphyrinogen-III C-methyltransferase, whose translation is MAEPAEPTEPAETPAQRQHAAREEYPAYPVGLRLAGRRVVVLGGGQVAQRRLPALVAAGAEITLISPSVTPSVEAMAEAGQITWDRRRYREGDIAGAWYALVSTSDPIANETASAEADRTKTWCVRSDDAEAATAWTPATGRSEGVTVAVLTGRDPRRSAAVRDAIVEGLRDGSLAAPHSRDRPPFVALVGGGPGDPDLITVRGRRLLAEADVVIADRLGPRDLLDELPPHVEVIDAAKIPYGRFMAQEAINNALVEHAKAGRSVVRLKGGDPFVFGRGMEEAQALAEAGVACTVVPGISSSISVPAAAGIPVTHRGVAHEFTVVSGHVAPDDPRSLVDWEALAKLTGTLVILMGVDKIGAIAETLVAHGKAPDTPLALVQEGTTAAQRRVDATLATVAETVRARDVRPPAVIVIGDVVAEGPRK